The Maridesulfovibrio sp. genomic sequence CGTTATCCTGAACCGTAAAGTTCTCGCTGATCTGGCTGTTAACGATGCTCCCGCATTCGCCAAAGTAGTTGAGATCGCCAAAGCTCAGGTTAGCTAAGGTGTCGGACGTAAAGTCCCTGTTACAGGAACTTGAAGGCCTGGTCCCGGAGTGCTCCGCACGCCTGGATCAGGCTTCTTTGTCTGAACTGGAAGACATCAAGATCGACATGCTCGGCCGTAAGGGCCGTGTAGCCAAAATCATGTCCGGTCTGCCCTCACTTCCCAATGAAGACAAGCCTGTAGCAGGTAAAAAAGCAAATGAAGTAAAGGCCGCTCTCACCGAGCTCATCGAGGGAAAGCAAAGCGAGCTTGAAAAAGCCGCCACCGTTGAGAGCCTGTCCCGTTTCGACCCCACCATGCCCGGACGCAAACCTGCTGAAGGTTCGCTACACCCGGTCACACTCGTCATGGACGAGATCTGTGACGTTTTCATCGGGCTGGGATTCGAGGTTGTAACCGGACCCGAAGTTGAAAACGACTGGTACAACTTCGAAGCACTGAATATTCCACCGGAGCACCCTGCGCGCGACATGCAGGACACACTGTACATTTCAGAATCCATCCTGCTGCGCACCCACACTTCTCCGCTGCAGATCCGCACCATGAAGGACAGAACTCCTCCTCTGGCTGCAATTGCACCGGGTAAGGTATACCGCAGAGACTCAGACCTCACACATACCCCCATGTTCCACCAGATCGAAGGTTTTCTTGTCGATCAGAATGTGAGCATGGCAGACCTGCGTGGGACCCTGACAGCATTCGTCCACCAGCTTTTCGGACCCAAAACTGACGTGCGTTTCCGCCCCAGCTTCTTCCCCTTTACCGAGCCCAGCGCAGAAGTGGATATCTCCTGTGTTATGTGCGGCGGAAAAGGAACCATCGACGGCAAACCCTGCCGCGTATGCAAACAGACCGGGTGGGTGGAAATCCTCGGCTGCGGCATGATGGACCCCAACGTGATGAAAGCAGTTGATTACGACACCGAAAAGTATTCCGGTTTCGCATTCGGACTCGGCATCGAACGCGTAGCCATGCTCAAATACGGCATCGGCGACTTGCGCATGTTCTTTGAAAACGACATCCGATTCCTCGAACAGTTTTCCTAATATATACGCAGTAAATACTGCTGGAGGCTCAAATGCTTTTAAGCATGCAATGGCTGCGGGATTTCGTTCCTTATGAGGGCGAAATTCAGGAGCTTGGCGACAGGCTGACCATGCTCGGCCTTGAGCTTGAAGAAATTTTCAATCCATTTGAAGCGATCAAAGACATCGTTGTCGGCCATGTTGTGGAGTGTGACCAGCACCCCGAAGCCGACAAGCTGTCTGTTTGTAAAGTAGACGTCGGCGACGGCGAGCTTCTTGATATCGTATGCGGCGCACCCAACGTTGCCAAAGGCCAGAATGTGCCTGTGGCAAAAGTTGGCGTAACCATGCCCGGCGATTTCAAAATCAAGAAGGCAAAACTCCGCGGTGTCAAATCTCACGGCATGATCTGCTCCGAGCGTGAACTGGAACTTTCCGACGCGCACGATGGTATCATGGTTCTGCCCGAGAACCTGAAACCAGGCGTGAAATTCACCGAAGCAATGAACATGGAAGACACAGTCATGGATCTGGGTATCACCCCCAACCGTGCCGATTGCCTTTCCATGCTCGGTATCGCCCGTGAAGCTGCGCTGGCATTCGACCTGCCCATCACCATGCCCGAACTCAACCTCGTTGAGAACGGCGGTCACGCGGCAGATCTGCTTAAGATTGAAATCGACGATCCCGAACTATGCCCGCTCTATCAGGCCAGAATCCTGCAGGGAGCAAAGATTGCACCTTCCCCGGACTGGATGCGTTACCGCCTTCTTTCCGTAGGTGTTCGTCCCATCAGCAACATTGTTGACGTGACCAACTATATTCTTTTCGAACTGGGTCAGCCCCTGCACTCCTTTGATGCAGACCGGCTCAAAGGCGGCAAGATCCGGGTCGGACTTGCTCCCGAGGGAACTAAATTCACCACCCTTGATGAACAGGAACGCAAGCTCCTCGGCTCCGACCTGCTCATCTGGGATGCAGAGCGTCCTGTTGCGTTAGCCGGTGTTATGGGCGGCATGAACTCAGAGATTCACGACGGTTCCACCAACGTGGTCCTCGAATCCGCAGTGTTCCGTCCCGGCCTCATCCGCAAAACTGCCCGCCGTCTGGCCCTGCCCTCCGAAGCATCCTACCGCTTTGAACGCGGCGTGGATCAGCAGCTGAATACTTTTGCAATGGACCGTGCAGCCCAGCTTATGAGTGAACTGTCCGGGGCAAAAATTGTTTCCGGCGTGGCAAAAAATGAACCCAAGCCGTGGCAGGACCGTACCCACGATTACCGCCACAAACGCTGCAACAGCTGGCTTGGTCTGGACCTAGAACCTGAATTCAGCAAAAAAGCTTTCTCCCTCATGGGACTGGAAGTTAACGATAGCGATGCAGACTGCTGGAAAGTCTCCACCCCTTCCTACAGACTTGACCTCGAACGCGAGGCAGACCTGTATGAAGAAGTAGCCCGCTACTTCGGCATGGATAAGATTCCTTCCGTACTGCCCCGCATATCCAAGACCTTTGACGCTTCCGTTATTGCGGAAACCCCTTACGGCTTTTATCGTCGTATTAAAAACTGGGGTCGTGGCGTTGGTCTGCACGAAGCAATCAACTACAGCTTCGTGGGAGATGATGATCTCGACCTGCTTGGACTGCCCAAAGAAGGTCGCGTAAACATCGCCAATCCCCTGAGCGAAGACCAGAACGTAATGCGTACCGAACTGGCTCCCGGCCTGCTCAACACAGTACGTCACAATCTCGCTCAAGGTAATACCCACATTCGTGTTTTTGAAATCGCCAAGAAGTTCATTAAGGACGCAGAATCAGACACAGAAACCCGAGAGCAGTCCCGTTTGGGCATCATGCTCAACGGTCCCCGTTCCTGCGTTGAATGGCCTAACGAACAGGGCGATGCCGACTACCTTGATATTAAAGGTCTGGTAGAACATCTGCTGGCTGATCTAAAACTTGGAGAAGCAGCTTTCTCTCTGGTTAAGGATCACAATTACCTTGAACCCTGTGTTGACATTCACCTTGGTGAACAGAAAATCGGCTTCATGGGTATGGTCAAGGCAGATATTGCCGACAAGTATCACGCCAAAAAAGAAGTCTGGATGGCCGACCTTAACGCAGATCTCCTGCGTGACATCGTCATGGCCCACAAAATCAAATTCCAGACTCTGCCGGTGTTCCCGCCTTCCAGACGTGACGTGACCGTAATCGGTCCCGTTTCCCTGCATGCGGAAACAATTAAAGAAGCAATCCTCGGCCTCAAATTGCCGCTGATTGAGTCTGTGGAACTGGTCAACGTGTTCGTACCGGAAAATAATAACGACGAACGCAACCTCTCCTTCCGCATCACATACCGCCACGGTCAGAAGACCCTGACCGACAAGGCAGTAGACAAGGAACACAAGAAGGTTCTCGCTGGGCTTGAAAAATCCCTGCCTGTACATTTCTAGTTTCTGCTCGATGTAATTTAAAAGCCCGGCTGAATATGTTCAGCCGGGCTTTTTATATTTCTCAAAAGATCCTGAAAATATGATTCCTGCTTCTTCTCATTTTTTTAATAAGCTTCAGGGTTATCACAACCTCTCCGACTCAGACTTGTCGCAGACCAATGCCACCAAATATGCGGTCCCCATTGCTCCAATTAAATTAATCAGAACAAACACAGTAGAAAACTTCCAACCGAAATAGGCCAGCAAAACAGGAAGCAGAACAGGCTTCACAGAACGGCAGCCAATAAAATTGGCAATGACAAAAATAGAAGCACCTTTTTCTTTCAAGCTTTTAAACAACGGGTACCAAGCATAAATCGGTCCCAGGGAAATTACGCCTGCCAAAGAAGAAAAGAACACTCCTCTGATACCCATTTTACTACCAAGAAATTTGGCTAGAGCTGCCGGGTTAAGATAACGATTGATTAACGTCATCATAACCAACACTATGCAAATAGGTGGGCCTAATTGCACTAAAAGAGTCCTGCATACATGCAACGCATTGGCTGTGGATTGTGGATCGTGCAAATAGCATAGGCCGTAAACACAGCCTACGCCAAGCGGAAACAGCCACGGTTTTACATAAGGCCAGAAGTTGTTAACAGACATCAAAACAACCCTCCCCATGATGTAACCAATAAAGACATTACAACTGCCATTACAAATCCACATAAATTACGTACAACTGCGAACCTGATTCCCAAAGCAGCCGATTCGGCGGGTAGTTGAATAACTCCCACAGTGACCCAAGCCATCATCAGAGCTATTATCCCGGAAAGATTCACTCCGGCGTTAAGCAGACTATCACCGATTACATAACTATTAACAGGATTTCCCACCAACACACTGCCAACAGTTGCTCCCAAGATCGAATCCTGCACAGCTGATCCGGAAAATAACGCAAACAGATCTTTCTCAGAGATAAAACCGCGAAACAACCCCAACAACATAATCACACCGGCTAATTTCGGTAAGAGCTGATAAAACTGGCGAAGTCCCTTACGGAATGCACTGATCCATAACTCTCGCCAGCCGGGGATACTGCTTTGTTCCACTCTCCCGTCCGATCCAACTGAATTTTTAATAAGATATGCCTGCACAGCATCACGAACTTTACCTTTTACCCCCGTGACAATCTTAAGTGATTTTCCTTTCATGGCGTTAACGATATGAGGAGCCGCATATCCGACAAGCAGCGCTTGGGCATCATTATTAGCTGCCAAAGATATTATCGACACACCGGCTCCGGACCCCACATCTTTTGGAGGCCCATCCAAAACTTCAAAGGACATATCGTTACTATCAATTAGAAGAACATACTTTGCAGTACCCAGCTTAGGGGCAACACTTCCATCCAGATCAGAGTCAGTACAAGGAACCGCTATTTTCATAATTCTCACCAAATAAAAATATTGCGTAAGTGTATTAGAATTTAGTTGCTACTGGACGCACAAAAAACATATACCTGATTCCCTATAAATAAAAGACCTCAACAACACATGTCCCTTCCAATTTAACACTCCCCATTTACATACACATCTGGACTTTTCCGCACTCAACCTGTAATAAAGTCACGTTACGCGAATCAGCTGAATTAATACAAAAATAAGCATAAGCAGGAACTAACATGGCCAGAAAGACCAAAGAAGAAGCGGAAAAAACACGGCAGGCACTGCTTGCCTCTGCCTTCAAGGTATTCAACGAAAAAGGGTATGCTAAAACAACCCTGCAGGATATCGCCGAAGATGCCGGAGTAACCCGTGGCGCAGTTTACTGGCATTTTAAAAATAAGACAGATCTCTTTGAAAAACTTTTCGATTACGCGTTCATGCCTGTACGCGATCTTCTTTTCAGCAAATTTGAAGAAAATCTTGAGCCTAAAGAAATGCTTACCGGCCTGATGAGGGTCTGGATCAAACATGCGGGGACAGAAGAAAATTTCCGGGCCGCTTTCGGCATAATGTTCAATAAGACAGAATGGTCTGAAGAACTCATGCCTTTTAAAATGAAATTCAGGGAATACGAATACAAATTTATAAAAAAGACTGAAATAATTATTGAACAAGGCCAGCAAGATGGTGTATTCCGTGATGAATTGAAACCTGCTGTTGCTGCGGCCCAATACTTTTCCATCCTGCTCGGTTTGGCTCAGTATTCCCAATTTTTCCCGGATGAAGTTGATATCCACGGAGAAGTCGAATCCTTAATCGAAATGTTTATGCACTCATGTTTAAAAACAAATTAATCATTTTCACTATCGGTCTGCTGCTTATAGCCAGTTCCGCTTTTGCTGCGGACAAAGAGCTTTTTCCTTCAAGCGAATTCAAACTCGGCTATGAAGGAATGTACATGGATTACGATGAACCCGCGATGAATGAAAAAGGTATTCTCAACGGTGGATTCGGGTCATGGACAGGATATTTTTCAGAATACAACATCATGGTGAATGCTGAACTGGAAGGACTTGCAGGCTCACTTCGCTACGATGGTCAATACGGTGATGGAACACCGGTGAAATGCGACAACGATGATTACTTCATCAGCGGCAGGGCCACCATCGGTATGGGCTTTGACTATGGCCGCACCGGGATAACTCCGTACTTAGGCCTCGCTGCCCGGTACTGGAATGACGACATCAAAGCCACAGGCGGTTACGAACGCCAGATCAAACAGGTTTACATGCCGATTGGTGTAAACCTGATCACCCGTCTTGATAAAGGCTGGTCCATCGGCGGAACACTGGAAGGCGACCTTTTGCTTGGCGGCAATGTAAAAAGCAAACTATCCGCTGTTGGCTCAAATTACGACGACGTCAACAATACTCAGGAGTTCGCATCAGGTGGTGGTGGACGTATTTCCGCTTTCCTTGAATACGATCTCGAAGGCTATTCTCTCGGTATGGAACCATACTTTCGCTATTGGTATTTCAAGGAATCCGAGTCTGATACCATCAGAGCAGGAACTTATGTAGAACCGGAAAATAAATTCTACATGTCGGGTGTTCGACTGTACTTGAAATTTTAAAGGTTGCCATTAAATTAAAGATTAATCCCCTGTTGAGAATCTCAGCAGGGGATTTTTATTTTGGTACAAAAAACCGATTGAAATCAAACTTAC encodes the following:
- the pheS gene encoding phenylalanine--tRNA ligase subunit alpha, which gives rise to MSDVKSLLQELEGLVPECSARLDQASLSELEDIKIDMLGRKGRVAKIMSGLPSLPNEDKPVAGKKANEVKAALTELIEGKQSELEKAATVESLSRFDPTMPGRKPAEGSLHPVTLVMDEICDVFIGLGFEVVTGPEVENDWYNFEALNIPPEHPARDMQDTLYISESILLRTHTSPLQIRTMKDRTPPLAAIAPGKVYRRDSDLTHTPMFHQIEGFLVDQNVSMADLRGTLTAFVHQLFGPKTDVRFRPSFFPFTEPSAEVDISCVMCGGKGTIDGKPCRVCKQTGWVEILGCGMMDPNVMKAVDYDTEKYSGFAFGLGIERVAMLKYGIGDLRMFFENDIRFLEQFS
- the pheT gene encoding phenylalanine--tRNA ligase subunit beta is translated as MLLSMQWLRDFVPYEGEIQELGDRLTMLGLELEEIFNPFEAIKDIVVGHVVECDQHPEADKLSVCKVDVGDGELLDIVCGAPNVAKGQNVPVAKVGVTMPGDFKIKKAKLRGVKSHGMICSERELELSDAHDGIMVLPENLKPGVKFTEAMNMEDTVMDLGITPNRADCLSMLGIAREAALAFDLPITMPELNLVENGGHAADLLKIEIDDPELCPLYQARILQGAKIAPSPDWMRYRLLSVGVRPISNIVDVTNYILFELGQPLHSFDADRLKGGKIRVGLAPEGTKFTTLDEQERKLLGSDLLIWDAERPVALAGVMGGMNSEIHDGSTNVVLESAVFRPGLIRKTARRLALPSEASYRFERGVDQQLNTFAMDRAAQLMSELSGAKIVSGVAKNEPKPWQDRTHDYRHKRCNSWLGLDLEPEFSKKAFSLMGLEVNDSDADCWKVSTPSYRLDLEREADLYEEVARYFGMDKIPSVLPRISKTFDASVIAETPYGFYRRIKNWGRGVGLHEAINYSFVGDDDLDLLGLPKEGRVNIANPLSEDQNVMRTELAPGLLNTVRHNLAQGNTHIRVFEIAKKFIKDAESDTETREQSRLGIMLNGPRSCVEWPNEQGDADYLDIKGLVEHLLADLKLGEAAFSLVKDHNYLEPCVDIHLGEQKIGFMGMVKADIADKYHAKKEVWMADLNADLLRDIVMAHKIKFQTLPVFPPSRRDVTVIGPVSLHAETIKEAILGLKLPLIESVELVNVFVPENNNDERNLSFRITYRHGQKTLTDKAVDKEHKKVLAGLEKSLPVHF
- a CDS encoding NifB/NifX family molybdenum-iron cluster-binding protein, encoding MKIAVPCTDSDLDGSVAPKLGTAKYVLLIDSNDMSFEVLDGPPKDVGSGAGVSIISLAANNDAQALLVGYAAPHIVNAMKGKSLKIVTGVKGKVRDAVQAYLIKNSVGSDGRVEQSSIPGWRELWISAFRKGLRQFYQLLPKLAGVIMLLGLFRGFISEKDLFALFSGSAVQDSILGATVGSVLVGNPVNSYVIGDSLLNAGVNLSGIIALMMAWVTVGVIQLPAESAALGIRFAVVRNLCGFVMAVVMSLLVTSWGGLF
- a CDS encoding TetR family transcriptional regulator → MARKTKEEAEKTRQALLASAFKVFNEKGYAKTTLQDIAEDAGVTRGAVYWHFKNKTDLFEKLFDYAFMPVRDLLFSKFEENLEPKEMLTGLMRVWIKHAGTEENFRAAFGIMFNKTEWSEELMPFKMKFREYEYKFIKKTEIIIEQGQQDGVFRDELKPAVAAAQYFSILLGLAQYSQFFPDEVDIHGEVESLIEMFMHSCLKTN